In the Lepus europaeus isolate LE1 chromosome 10, mLepTim1.pri, whole genome shotgun sequence genome, agccccggctgctctgcttctgatccagctccctgctaatgcacctggggaagcagtggaggatggctcaagtgcttgggcccctgcacccatgtgggagacctggaaggagctcctggcttcagcctgtgtcAGATCAGGCtgctggggccacttggggagtgaaccagattggggagtgaaccagaaaatgagaagtctccatctctgtctctccccctctcccctctctctcttgctctccctgttAAATCAATCGATcaattgatcttttttttcctctacagAATGGgccattcttggggctggcgctgtggtgcagcgggctaacgccttggcctgtagtgctggcatcccatatgggtgctagttctagtcctggctgctccacttccgattcagctctctgctatggcctgggaaagcagtagaagatggcccaagtccttgggcccctgcacccacgtgggagacctggaagaagctcctggctcctgacttcagatcggcacagccctggctgttgcagccaattggggaatgaaccagaggatggaagctctctctctctctctctctctctctctctctctctgtctgactctcctttctgtgtaactctgactttcaaataaataaatcttttatttatttattttttaaaaaagaatgggccATTCTTGCCCTTCCCTGTTCCTCCCTTCCAGCTCCACATGGGTGGGTCTTCTGGGGCTCCCCCGGCCCCACCACTCTGCACTTGCTGCAGTTTTCGAACAGCCCCTCCCGTGGGACCCCTGCTGACCACCCCTGCTCTCTCCCCGCCCATGGGCATGGCGCATGTCTCTACCTCAGCCTCAGCAGGTGCTCCTGACCCTGGTTCATAGAGAGCCACTGGTTCTGTGACCTTCTCCTACTTCCCACCATACGATGTGACACTTCCAGCCACTGtcccctctcttcctgtctggAGGTTCTCTTTTCTCTTGGCCtcctacagagagagaagtaagcAGAGGCTTTGGAACCCCATGAGCTCTGGGTTAAAATCCTCAGCCTGCTTTTCACTGACTTGAACTCTGGGTGTGACTCCACGTCTCTTCCTTATCTCTGAAAGCAGGAAAGCACCGACCTCACAGGGCTGTCTGAGGACAAAGCTGACCTCATCAGCCCAGGTGTCCAGCCCAGTACCTGGAACAGTGCAGCAAGGGCCTTTCACTGTCAGCTCCTTTCCTGGTTGCATATCCCTGCCCCCACATTCCtgagatggaaaagctctctgagGCTGTGAGCCCTCACAAATCCATGGATTTAATACTAGCGTTTGCAAGtggtggctaaacctgctgcgccacaatgcatggattttcagatcacttttttttgtttgtttgtttctttctaaagatttatttttggggttggctctgtggcatagtatgttaaacctctgcctgtggtgccagcatcccatacagaagccggttcaagtttcagctgctctactttcgatccagttccctgctgacgcatctggtaaagcagtggaagatggcccaagtccttgggcccctgcaccacctgggagacccagatgaagctcctggctcctggcttcggattggcccagctccggctgtggcagccacttggggagtgaaccagcagatggaaggcttttctctctgtctctccctctctctgtctgtaactctctcaagtaaatcaatcaatctttaaaagaagcatcttttgctgctttcccagaagcattagcagggagctggatgacaagtggagcagccaggactcaaagcagcaggCAAATGGAATGGAGTTGCAGTAGGCAGCTTTTccagctacactacagcgctggcacccctccccccaagtcTTTCACAGCTGGGTTGCTGTGATCCAACTGGATCCAGAACCAAGTGCTGAACTTGGTGGCTGGGCATCTcagctctctcccctcccatctTCACCACATCCTTCCCTCGGCCTTTGAGGCAGCTCCACGTGCTTTAGAAAAATGCTCCTTTCTTTCCCTGTCTGGAACTGAGATCCTGCCAGGTcactggagggggggggggctacGCCGCCCACCCAGTGCCCTCCTCCCCTTGTGCCCAACTGTCACCTGACCCATCTGCCTTTCTTCACGCCCAGGACAGAGCTTGGTTTGTTGCTagcagagggcaggcagggctcTGGTCTTCCTCCCCTGGCTGCACAAGCCTGGATGCACAAGCCTGGCATCCAGCGGTGGCACGGGGAGGAAGCTGATCACTACTCCTTTCTTCAGGCCCCTCGCTCCTCCTCCGCAGCCTTCCTGCCGCGGTGAGGGGAAGCAAAGTCcaggccaggatcctggaaaCTGCTTCTGCCGCCCGGCCAGGCCCgccctcccctcctgtcccttTGACAGCTTCTGTGTGCACCCACACGCCCAAGACGCGGGAAGTGGCTTCGAGGCAGGTCCAGAAGCACCTAAGGGGTGGGGTCCAGGCGTAGAGTGGAGACCGCCGGCGGCCCTGGAGCGTGCCCCCAGCCTGcataccccagcccctgccctgctgtcGTCCGCACGTCTCCAGTAACAGGAGCCATGAGCCAGCAGAGCACAGACCTTGGCACTCCTCCTCCGCGGGAGGGACCCGAGGGACCCGCCCTGACGCGgcctggaggggtggggtggccGTGGAAGGGGGCCTCCTGCCTTCTCCCCGCCCTGGAGAATGGAGGAGCCCTCACTTAGAATTTGCAAGACTCCCTGGACGTGTTTATTCTGGCCCACCCAGTCACAagcaggctcagggctggggctgggggtagaGGCTCGATCCCAGAGGTGGCGGAGGAAGCGGCTCGGCGGCGACTTCGAGGGCAGCTCCCGGCCACCCACCGCCCCCTCCTCTGCCGCGCCCAGAGCCAGAGGGAACCAGGCGGCGCTCGGTCCCGCCGTCCTACCACGAGCTGGCGCGGAGGTGGGGGCGCCATGAAGGCCCCAAGGCGCCCGCAGGGCCCGGCCGTCCGAGCCTTCCCTGGGCGGGCGTGGGCGCTGTCCTGCAGGCCGGGGGGCCACGTGGCTCCCGCTGGGCGGGGGGCTCGCCCTCCCCGGGCCGGCCCCGGTGACTCAGGCCGCAGCTGCTCCCGCGTCACATGAGGGAGGCCGGCGGCCgcccggcgggggagggggctgtggccggagcccggggcggggccgcgcggcGGGCGGGGCAGCAGCCGGGGGGCGCCGCTAGAGAGCCCCTGAGCCGCGGCGGGAGCGCAGCGCACAGCCTCGGGGAGCCCAGGTGAGGCCGCGGGGCCGCGGCGGGCTCGGGCGCGGGCTCGGGGAGGCCGCTCGGGCGCCCCTTTCCAGGGGCCGAAGACCCGCCCCGCGCTCTCAGCCGGCGCTCGGGGCCCTGGAGCAACTTTGCTCGGAAGTTcccgaggcgggggcggggggggcgggggtgtctGCCGCACTTGTTTAATTTTCGGGGGGCAGCCCAGAGTGCTGGCGAAGAGCCTACGGGGTGGGTTCGGGATTGGGCGGAGGACCGTTTTTCGGGACTGGTGGGACGCCTGGGGCTGGTGGGCCGGGGGTCGGCGGCAGCCCCGAGCCCCCGGGAGCTGCCCCAAGCTCGCGCCGCGGCGGGCGCggacccccacccctctgccgcCCGGGAAGCGAGGGGGCTGGGAGACGTGGAACCGACCGCGGGGTTTCCgggtgggaggggccgggaaTGGGGGCCGGGCAGGGAAGGCCTCGAGGGCCGGCGGGGAGCCCGGAAAGCGAGGTTCCCCCTAATCCCCCCCTCTCCGCCTCCCCTGGACCCCAGGCCCGGCAGCCATGGCGGTGGAAGGAGGAATGAAATGTGTCAAGTTCTTGCTCTACGTGCTCCTGCTGGCCTTTTGCGTGAGTGCGGAGCTCGGGCGCGAGCCTGGCGGGGCGcggtcggggggtggggggcgccctGGCTCCCGACCGCCGGGAGCCGAGGCAGCTGCAGGCCAGATGTGCGGGGAGAGCCCGGGGAACGGGGCCGAGGGCGGCGCCGCTGTCCCGTCTTCTGGCTTTCGGGGATCCCGGAGGCCCATTTGGACCGAAAAGTGGTCCTCTTGGACGGgcagcgccccacccccacccctcctggccCTTCCTGTCTGGTGACCCAACCACTTGTGATTGGGGCAGTGGGGCAACCAGCCAACGGCCTGATGCTATCGCCACGAGGCTCCTCTGCCCCAGTCCTCCCGCGGCCCCCTCTTCCTCCACCCCAcatccttcccttctttcccGCCCGGCTTCTGTGGGGGCCAGGAAGGTCTCTGCTCACCCCAAGTGGCTCCCGCTGTTTGTCCAGGGAGGAGCACCCTTGCCCCTTCTCCTTCCTGGCCTAGCCGGCCGTCGGAGCTGTCACCGCCGAGGCGTGGGCTGGCACGGGGCTGGGCGCCCTGGAGGCTGTCCTGCTCTGGGCAGGAATGTGTGCCCCGGGGTCACGGCTCACCGGTCGCTTCTCCTTTCTCCCCAGTCCCTCCATCCCCTCCTCCACAGTCCCCTTTCCCGGAGGGGTGCGGCTCAACCTCTCCTCCAGGGGTCAGCTCTGTGTTTGCGGCCAGCCTAACCCTCTCGTGCCCTCTCGCCCAGGCCTGTGCAGTGGGATTGATTGCCGTGGGTGTGGGGGCGCAGCTCGTCTTGAGTCAGACCATAACCCACGGAGcgactcctggctccctgctgcctgtgGTCATCATCGCTGTGGGGGCCTTCCTCTTCCTGGTGGCCTTTGTGGGCTGCTGTGGAACCTGCAAGGAGAACTATTGTCTGATGATCACGGTGAGTGGGGGTGCCAGGGACGCGCTCCCATGGCTGGGTCTCGGGTCCTAGGCTGGAAGGCTGACTCCTGCGCTGTGCCCCTGCAGTTTGCCATCTTCCTGTCTCTGATCATGCTGGTGGAGGTGGCCGCTGCCATTGCTGGTTACGTATTTAGAGACAAGGTGAGTGGGGAGTGAGGGGCAGGTCCTCCCCCGGGCTGCTCAGAACCAGGTGCCTGGATTCAGACCTCAGCAGCGCTTCCCCTTACTCTCAGGTGATGTCGGAGTTTAATAAGGATTTCCGGCAGCAGATGCAAAATTACTCGACAGACAACCAGACCGCTTTAATCCTGGACAGGATGCAGAAAGATGTGAGCAGGGCTGCCGGGGGCAGAGAGGCGTCTCCATGCCAAGGGGGGAGGCTCACGTCACCAccctctccccccatctccctctcctcccccagttCAAATGTTGTGGGGCTGCTAACTACACGGACTGGGCGTCCATCCCTGGCATGACCAGGGAGCGCGTCCCTGACTCCTGCTGTGTCAACGTCACCTCGGGCTGTGGGGTCAAGTTCAACGTGAAGGACATCTATGTCGAGGTAGGGAGGGGGCTGGATAACCTGGCGGAGGCTTCAGGAGACACGGAGACGTTCTGGGACGGAGGTGGACAGGGTcaggggcgggagggggcgggccAGGTGCTGGGTGCCGCCCGGGTGGGAAGCGCTGGTGGTGCCCTCACCTGTGTGCCTGCCTCCCCTCAGGGCTGCGTGGAGAAGATTGGGCTGTGGCTGAGGAAAAACGTGTTGGTGGTGGCGGcagcagccctgggcattgcTTTTGTGGAGGTGAGAGATGATCCGGGCAGGGGCCTGCGGTCCCGTGGGTGGATCTGGGGTGGCTTGCCCTTCTcactcccctctgcctctgtccttctaGGTCCTGGGCATTGTCTTTGCCTGCTGCCTTGTGAAGAGCATTCGAAGTGGCTACGAGGTGATGTAGGGCTCTGGTCTCTTCAGCCCCCTCTGTCTAGGGGAGTGCAGTCGTATCCACCAGGTTTTTCAATTAAACGGATTATTTTTTCAGACCGAAAAGAGACATGGTGTCCGTTTGTCTCAAAGCAATACCTGACCTCTTCCTCCTTATCCTTGTTCCCTTGCTCTGTGTGCACTGCCGGGGGAGGCAGGTGGTGAACGTCTGGGAAAGGGGGGTGTGCTTGAACGTGTTGGGTGGGCTGGCAAGGGGATGTGGGGTCTGGAGGAGGTGCCGGCCCAGTGccttccctgccccccagcctTGCGCTCTTTGCTGGAACATCCATGAAACCACCTCCTGGGTAAGTCCCAGGATTCCCACACAGGCCTCACCTGGGAGAGCCCAGCCTGGGTCAGCTGTGGCCACGCTCTCCCTGGCCTTCTGTGCACCCGGGGGCCCAGCAGCCCCATCTCGCACAGTTCTCAAGGGACCCGCTTCCTTTCAGGGTGCTGATAAGTAGGGTGGCCACTCTCCCTCATTCTGGATTGACAAGAATgagtattgcttttttttttccccccatggaAACCACTCAAGTTGGCTCTGATGCTTCATCACGGAAAAGAGCTAAAGATCCATTCTCAGTACAAACTCAGAATTGTAACCTTACTCCGTGCAGAAAATAGGTGACACATGCAAAGTGCCCTCTGGTGGCCACTCCTCCGGGTGCGGTTGCAAAGTTCACCCGAAGATGCAGGAGTTCCCGGCGCCCCCCAGTGGGCGCCAGCTGTTTTGCAGGCACTAACGACTTGGCAGTGAGTTTGGGGACACCTTCATTTCTGCTCACTCACTTTCTGCTCTTGAGACAGtacacatttattgagtgcctgcttTGCGCCAGGCACCAGATGGTACCAGAATGACGGCAGAAACAAGTCAGAGTCCTTGCTCTTGGAAAACAGTCTCTGGGAGGCCGATTCAGTAGACAGTCTGGGCAGGCTTTGGAAGGACCCAGGTGAGCATGGCGTCCACCAGGCTGGCCGGCAGGTAGGAGGCCGGCAGCCAGAGCAGCTTGGCGTCCCAGCCCGGGCTGTAGCGGGTTCGAGGGTGACGAGCAGTCAGGGCGTGCTCCAGGCACTTGCTCACCTTGGTGAGGTCCGGGTCACAGATCAGGTTCATGATGCGCCGCTGCACTGTCAGATCTGCAACCCCGTGGTGGGTGTCATCAGCCTCAGGACACTGCCCCCCTCCTGGACCCTATCTTCTGGGTCCTGGGCTTGTTCCTAGCAAGGTCAGAGGGCTCCTCgcctccccaccctccagccccgTTTGGGGATGGGACTGGGCTGCTGTGCGTGGCATCCCATCTCGTTTGCCCCCACTCCTCCCACAGGCTGGGGTGGGACTGATCTTCCTGGTGGTCCTTTCCCGTCCTGCCGTCCCATGCCCCCGTCTGGCCCCGCTACTCACACTTGGTGAGGAAGGTCTCCCCGTACTGGGCCTGTGTGGCTGCGGGCAGCCGTGCCCAGCAGGCCTGCAGGCCGCTGTCCAGGCTCTCCAGGTTGGTCACAGGGGTTCGGAAGAAGCCAGGCTCCACGATGGAGACTCGGACCCCAAAAGGAGCCACGTCCCGCCTGGAGTAGGGGCAGAGTGGGGGGCTCAGGGCGCTTGCCCTGTGGTGCACAGGTTGGGCAGCTAAGATGAGGGCCTTAACACAGATGAGGGGCAGGAGCCCTGACGGGGGAGGTCCTGGCTGCCTGGCAGCCGGAGGCAAGgatcttttgtttcctttatattttcttctaccaTCTACAGCAGAGGTCAGCACACTTTTCCTTAAAGGGCCACCTAGTTTAGGCACCATGGACCAAGAAACACAATTAGCCTGACCATTATGAGCCTGCAGACagctggctgcagctggccagagAACAACCCCATGAGTTCCAAGTGCTGACATGCAGGGTGCAGACTGGtagttctgggggtgggggcagtggggacACATGCCAGCGCCCTGGTGTAGATGCAGAAGTCCATGTGTAAAGCCTGTGTTCTGGGCTGACTGGGAAATGAAAGGCTGAGGGACCGGGACAGAGGAGGGGGACAAGGGCGGGCTTCCTGAGCGGCTTGTGCTCAGCTCAACATTGAGGTCCCGCTGCCCTGTCGTCCTGCCCCATCTCCTTTGTGCACCCATGGTCCCCTGAATGGGATTACTGACTGATGAGGGGCGGGAGAGCAGGGTGAGCGGGCTCGGAGGGAGGCCCCAGTGTGTCTGCTAACTGGTGTGTATTCCTTCTACATTTTGGCCATGTGCTACTTAGTGCTGGTAGTTTGTTTCCCTATTTATAGCGATAGCAGGCTTTTCTGAGCACTTAGTACCTTCCAGGCACTGCTGCGCCCCTTATTTTTACCTCTCACCACACCTGAGAGACAGGGATTCTCATCCCAGtttaacagagaagaaaaaatgggTAAAGAGAAGGAATCTTTGTAAGACCCTGAGGCTTGAGGGGCCTGTGCCatgtcacagtaggttaatcctccaccggcagcgccagcatcctgtatgggcaccggctcgagtcccagctgttcctcttccaatccagctctctgctatggcctgggaaagcagtggaagatggcccaagtgcttgggcccctgcacccacatgggagaccgtggaaggaagacctttctgtctctcactctgtctgtaactctacctctcaaataaataagaaagaccCTAAGGCTTGCATGAAAATTAGGACTTGGATCCATGGTGCCTGGCCCTGAGCCCTCTCCTCCTGGTTACTCCACTGTGCTGTGTCTTATTTTGTGCCGGCCCACTTTGGGCAGGCACTAATTCGTTTGTTGGGAGGGCTGTCCTTGGGTTGGGAGCCCACAGCCCTGCGCCTCTCACCTCAGGCTGTCAGAGAAGGCCTCCAGGCCAAACTTGGAGACACAGTAGCCCCCACCGTTGGCTGCCAGGCGGCCCAGGACGCTGCTGACGTTCACCACCCGGCCCCGGGCCTGCtgcagcaggggcagcagggcaAGAGTGACCCCGATGGGACCCAACGTGTTCACACTCAGCACGCGGTGGAAGTCGTCTCGTGTCAGCCATGGTGTGGGCCCGATGATCCCGGCCACGCCAGCGTTATTCACCAGCCCAAAGAGCCCTGTGGGGGAGACGGGACGGGCGCAGAGGGCAGGTGATGTCCTCCCACAGCAACCGACCCCTGGGTGCCAGGGTCCTCACCTGCTTCCTTAACATGTGACTTCACCCACGTGGCTGCCCGCTGCACACTCTGGGGGTCAGTGACATCCAGCAGCGTGGTGTGGAGGCGGGAGGAGGCCACCTGCTGTAGGTTCTCTGCCCCAGAGGGAGTGAGGCAGCCGGCCAGGACCCGGAAGCCCCTCTGGTCCAGTCGCAGTGCCAGAAGGCGCCCGAAGCCTGAGTCACAGCCGGTGATGAAGATGAAGGTGTCACTGCTGGGCAGGCTCTGCCGGTCCCTgagcagccacagccctgcccagagCAAGGCacccagcagcaggagcagccacATGGCAGGATCCAAAACGGCCTGTAGGTGGCAGTGTAGGCTGGGCAGAAGCCTTGGCCCCCAAGCCCTTGCCCCTAATATCCTCCCTGGCTGGGACTGTCCGGTCTGAGCAGAGTTGAGAACTTAGCTACCTGGTGAATAACTGGCAAACCACAGCTCATCTCTGCAACACAGACGTGGGCAGGCCCTGCACTGAGGCTAACCTGACTCAAGCCGGACGAGCCGGGGCCCGTGTTGGGGAGCAGAGGGAGCTCCTTGTTTGTTCACACCTCCTCAGCGACCCCTCAACCCTCTCAGTGTGACCCCGGCCCTGTGCCTGGAATCACACGGTCAGGAGCCCTTTGTCCAAGTCCCGGGGCCTCCAGCGTGTATGGTGGTGTCTCTGAGCCTCATCTGCCAAGTGGTGGT is a window encoding:
- the RDH5 gene encoding retinol dehydrogenase 5, with amino-acid sequence MWLLLLLGALLWAGLWLLRDRQSLPSSDTFIFITGCDSGFGRLLALRLDQRGFRVLAGCLTPSGAENLQQVASSRLHTTLLDVTDPQSVQRAATWVKSHVKEAGLFGLVNNAGVAGIIGPTPWLTRDDFHRVLSVNTLGPIGVTLALLPLLQQARGRVVNVSSVLGRLAANGGGYCVSKFGLEAFSDSLRRDVAPFGVRVSIVEPGFFRTPVTNLESLDSGLQACWARLPAATQAQYGETFLTKYLTVQRRIMNLICDPDLTKVSKCLEHALTARHPRTRYSPGWDAKLLWLPASYLPASLVDAMLTWVLPKPAQTVY
- the CD63 gene encoding CD63 antigen — its product is MAVEGGMKCVKFLLYVLLLAFCACAVGLIAVGVGAQLVLSQTITHGATPGSLLPVVIIAVGAFLFLVAFVGCCGTCKENYCLMITFAIFLSLIMLVEVAAAIAGYVFRDKVMSEFNKDFRQQMQNYSTDNQTALILDRMQKDFKCCGAANYTDWASIPGMTRERVPDSCCVNVTSGCGVKFNVKDIYVEGCVEKIGLWLRKNVLVVAAAALGIAFVEVLGIVFACCLVKSIRSGYEVM